cagtgagcgtagtgatgatattgagggatggatcttccctggacatggaacttgtccgaagtattggtatggagatgtatcttctccatgaggctggattggcctgcttcctcggtactgggtgacttatagtatATGATGTATATACATTCCGGGATGGATCTCGCCGGGGCCGAGTGGGCCGTATACAACAACGAGTGGTTGAGCATTGTGAGTGGAAGTATTATACGtaacattgatcatgctatctgTGCATTGGTACTTAGAGGTTCCTGAGCTTTATACTCTGTAATGCTCATACTATATTCAATCACTGCTGAGAATTTACTTGAACTGTAAGCATATCTATTTTTCTGTACAATTAAATGATGCTACCTgattgaggtttggttcgtcactaccatCAATCCATAgattggacttgttacttactgagttggtgcaCTCACGTTACCCGCCGCActcctgtgtgcagatccaggtatctcgtgGCACGACAGCGGTTGTTGATCACACCAGTTGGAGACTTTCTgtggagattgcgaggtagctgtttggcgaccACAGTTCTGCCTTCTcttttccttatcttcctttagtatATTTATTTGGATATTCTCAGACCGTGTTGGTCATGCTATTTCGAACAAATGTAGTAGTTTtagctcatgacttagtgacaccagaGGTCGGGATTGTGTTTATTTCCAGTGGATTTTGATTTCTACTTTTAGCTTATTAGACTTATgttaaaattatgatttttcttAAGTTTTTATTTAAAAAAGGAGTATTTGAAATTAAGTGGttggcctagtatcacgataggcatCATCACaacatggttagattttgggtcgtgacattgagtTGGGTCAGCATTTCTGGTGGGAAGAATGGCATGTCTAGGAGAGCATTCTGCAGGTAGATTGGATTGAAATTTGGTGGCAAGTTCCATTGGTTTCTCATTACATGCACTAGTTGTGGGTTCACTGAAGGAGCTAGGGGTTGGAGGATGTTGTTCAGCCAGACTTAGTTTAGATAGTTGTTCATAGCCAACCTCATGCCCTCTGCTACCAACTGGGCTAGGTACTGTGTGTTGTGTAGTATGACAATCGACTCTTGACCATTGATTTAGAGATTGAACGAGACTGCATGGCCTATAAGTCTCATTTCCATCCACAAGACAGGTTGGTAGTCCTGagtttgtggaggttggacataAATTATCTGTGGGTTTTCTGGTTGTGGAGGGAATGGTGGCATATTCTCCATAGCTAGAGTTCTGTGTTGTCTTAGAAGTTGTATGAGCATGTGTCTTCTTATTAGGGTTGATAGAATTCTTGGCATTTTGAATAGAGGGTAGTATGCTTAAGGAGCCTGAAACAGGCATGGGGATAGGGCTATTTGTAATGTGAGAGGGATTGGGTGATAGGTTAATGATTGGGGCTGCCAATTGCATGGCTTTTGGGTGCCCAATGCTTTTGTTTATAGGCTGATCCTTCATGGATGTAGTAACCATTGCATGTTCTTGGTTGGAAGACATTTGTTCAATCTTATCATCTTTCATTGTGATTTGACTGGCATGCTTTGGGGTGGGAATATTATCAAATCTTAAGGAGAGATTTTGTTCATGATTTTTCGTTAAAGGAGGATTATTACTAATTTGTTGGTTGTCTTGGCTAGTAAGAACGTTAGGATTATTATTAGCAGGGGGGATAGTTTTGTCTTTTAGAGAAATATTTTGCATgcctttattttatctttttttagaAGCAAACACGTTATTTTCCAACATGTCAATGTCTTCATTTGGAGTGGACATTTGTTCATTTGCATGGCTATAATTCATATTAgtattattgatttttttttcatttttattcacggGAATTGGTACCTCCCGCCTCTTGTTTCTATGTCTCCTATGTTAATTACTTCATTAGCGTGGTATTTCGTACTAGTCTAGTCAGTTTAGTGGGCTTGTAGCTACTATTTGCTCCCTTTGTTGTTTTGTGTAGTATTTTTCTCTGTTTCATTTTTAGAGCTTCATAGGTATAGAGACTGTGGCTTGTAATGGCAGAGTAGGGTTATGTCCTTGGGAAGTTCGGGTGGTTAGGAGGGGGTAGGGCAAGGGTCGGGGGGTGGGACGGGGCCCAAATGGGGTAAAGGTAACAAGGTAGCCTGTAGGTTGAGAGTTGGATCGTGGAATATAGGGACGttgacgggtaagtctatagagcTGGTGAAGATTCTCCAGAAGAGGAGGGTTAATATAGCATGTGTGCAGGAGACTAGGTTGGTAGGATCGAAGGTAAAGAATGTAGACGGGTATAAATTGTGGTTCTCCGAAGTCGTGAAGGGCAAGAACGGAGAGGCATTTTGGTGGACATGGAGCTAAGAGAGTCGGTGGTAGAGGTTAGAAGGGTGAATGACAGATTGATGGCGATTAAGGTAGTAGTTGGAGGGAGCACTTTGAATGTCATTAGCGTTTATGCGCCGCAAACGGGCTTGGAAGAGGAGGTAAAAAGGCGCTTCTGGGAGGCGCTAGATGAGGTGGTACGGGGCATTCCGCCTACGgagaagctattcataggaggggatttcaatggtcatattgggtcatctGCTGGTGGCTATGGTGAGGTGCGCGGTGGCTTCGGCTTTGGTGATAGGAACGGGGGTGGTACCTCACTGTTGGATTTCGCTAGAGCTTTTGAGTTGGTGATCGTGAACTCTATGTTTCCAAAGAgagaggagcatttggttactttccgGAATATGGTGGCTAAGACTCAAATTGACTATCTCCTTCTCAGGAGGTGTGATAGTGGGTTGTGCGAGGATTTCATGGTGATCCTGAGTGAGAACCTCGCAACTCAACATAGGCTTCTAGTGATAAACATCGGTATTTTGATGAAGAGAAAGAAGAGGCTTGTACGGGGTCCGTCGAGGATCAAGTGGAGAGCTTTGTCTAAGGATAAGGGCGAGAGTTGGAGGGGCGACTGACAAATACGGGGGCCTGGAAGAGTGGTGGGGACGCTAGCGCTATGTGGATGGTGACCGTGGACTGTATAAGGAAGGAAGCAAGAGAGGTTTAGTGAGTTTCGAAAGGCTATTACGGCGGACACCGAggtgactggtggtggaatgatgtggtacaaggtaaagtggaagccaaGAAAGCGACGTACATTAAGTTAGTTGAGAGCATCGATGAGGATCAGAGGAGAGAAAACATAGAAAGATATAAGGaggctaggaaggaggcaaaaGTAGCAGTTACAGAGGCTAAGACTGATTCTTTTGGTCGGCTTTACGAGGAACTTGGGGGCAAAGGTGGTGATAAGAAGTTATTTTGATTGGCCAAAGTGAGAGAGAAGAAGGCTCGCGACCTAgatcaagtgaggtgcatcaaagacgaggaaggTCGAGTATTGATGGAAGTGGCCCAGATTAGGCAAAGATGGAAGTCATACTTTCATAAATTTCTGAATGAAGAGGGGGATGGAAATATCGTGTTAGGGCAATTGGGGCACTCCGAGGTCATCGAGACTTTAGGTATTGTAGGCGCATTAAGGTTGAGAAAGTTGTGGGTGCGATGGGTAAGATGAGTTGGGGCAAAGTGACCAGACCTAACGAGATTGCAGTAGAGTTTTGGAGATATgcgggtagagcaggcttggagtggctgactGGATTGTTTAATGTTATCTTCAGGACAGAGAGGATGCCTGATGAGTGgcggtggagtacaatggttcctGTGTACAAGAACAAAGGGGATATCTagaattgtaacaactataggggtataaagttactaagtcataccataaAAGTCTGGGAGGGGTGGATGAAGGGAGGATAAGAAAAACGGTGTCTATATCGGAAAACCAGTTCGGATTCATGTCGGGCCGTTCTGCTaaggaagctatccaccttatcaggaggttggtggaactatacagGGATAGGAAAAGGGATTttcatatggtgtttattgacctagagaaggcATATGACAAGGTCTCTAGGGACGTCCTTTGGAGGTGTCTGGAGGTGAAAGGTGTGCCGGTGGCTTACATTAGGGCGataaaggatatgtatgatggagctatgactcgggttaggactgtggaaggtgactccgagcaTTTTTCGGTGGTTATGGGATTACACCAAAGATCTGCGCTCAGCTCGTTCTTATTTTCTCTGGCGATGGACGCACTGACACACCATATCCAAggagaggtgccatggtgtatgttattcgctgatgatatagttctaATTAATGAGACGCGAGACGACATTAATGGGAGActggaggtatggaggcaggctttagagtctaaaggtttcaagttgagtatgACTAAGATAGAATATGTGGAATGTAAGTTTAGCGACGTGATGGGGGAAGCGGATGTGGAAGTCAGACTTGACTCACAGGTTATCCTCAAGATAGAAATTTTAAGTACTTAGGGTCAATTATCCAGGGATATGGGGAGATCTACGGGGATGTTACGCACCATATTggagtggggtggatgaaatggaagTTAGCGTctagagtcctgtgtgacaagaatgtgccaccgaaactcaaaggtaagttctataaagcagtggttagaccggccttgttgtatggagctgagtgttggccagtcaagaattcacatatccagaagatgaaagtagcagaaataaggatgttgagatggatgtgtgggcacactaggctggataagattcagaatgaagatattcgggagagggtgggcgtggctcccatggACGACAAGATGTGGGAAGCGCGACTTAGATGGTTTCGACACGTGTGGAGGATAAGACTAGATGCAcaggttaggaggtgtgagcggttgactTTGGCAAGTACGAGAAGAGGCAAAtaacgacctaagaagtattggggcgaggtgatcaggcaagacatggcgcgACTTCAGATTTCCGACGATATGGATCTTGATAGGAacatgtggaggtcgagcattagggtggtAGTCTAGGGGTAGTCGAGAGTTCTTCCCTCTTTGTACTGGGTAGTCGGATAGAGTTTTGTTTAGGTTTGTTAGCGGTCTTTGTTGTATTCACATTGTTGTTTTGCATAGTTTTGTGTTATTATTCTTTCACTTATTTGTTGTGGTTATTTTCTTTCTGGTAACTTTTGTTGTTACAGGTCTTTTCTCTTACTTCTTTTCTGATATTATTGCCTCTCTTGTTGAGCCGAGAGTCTCCTGAAAACAGCCTCTTTGCCtttttcggggtaggggtaaggtctgtgtgcACTCTACTCTCTCTATaacccactagtgggattttactgggtatgttggTGTTGTTGGTTTTGTCTAAAACCATTTTCTCACTATTCAATAGAGagaaattattaatttttttttaaaattatactaCTAGGCATACCTAGtagttattttattaataaaaataaggaaaacaacaaaacaagacaTCGCCGGGTGGTCTtacaaattgaaagaaataaactttGATGCGTACATAGATCCTATTATCAAAGGTTCGTGTAAAACTCCCCAATgaagagagaaaatattttttattggaATGGTGGTTTTTCCCTTAGCTAAGGTGGCCGGATTTCTTGCACCATTCTTTTCTATGGAGGTTGTGGGATCCTTAGAATCCTTTGTGTGACGACcagaagggtcatcaccgtagttcttccttgttccgcgctttcgaggccttgaaaacctcgctttaagttgcctcgattggcgtgagCAATTCGGGCGCGTAACTGGAAAGTTTTTATgatagaatatgtgaattatgtgaaaagtttgatgaatttcgatattaatatgcataatattgacttcggtcaatattttgggtaaatggacccggacctgtgattcgatggtcccggagggtccgtagaaaaatatgggacttgggcgtgtgcccggaatcaaattccgaggtcccaagcccgagaaatgaatttttgaaagaaattattttctgaaatttgatatgaaaatttgaaatgaaaaggagttagaaagtataggtatcgggctcgtattttggttccgacacccgttacaagtcttaaatatgtgttaagcactatctgtaaagtttggctaaaaacgaaCGTCATATggcgtgtttcggactaaaaatggagaatttgagttatgaaagttgaagaaagaaaatcatgtgtttgaggcttgatcctatgtatatgatgttattttggcgatttgatcgcacgagtaagtccgtaagatgtttttaaggttgtgtgcatgtttggtttggagccccgagggctcgggtgagttttgaatggggcccgggaggtcttggacttaagaaaatgcaggttcaggggttgcagacaccagcgcggccgcggtcatttccgtgTGGTCGCGATGTAATTTAGTGCGGTTCGCGTGGCTGATTCTGAGGgatagggtttcaggttaaccagcaCGGTCGCGCACCAAAagagtgcggtccgcgctggaagggttcagaaaaGCCCCaattttctcccactcggcgcggcttcaacacatttttgtgcggtccgcgccaggtcctcagaaaggtatacaaattcggaaaatctcagtcatttttcacttttcaaaaacacaaaacctaagaggcgattttccaaacaacttttcttctccaaaacgattggtaagtgatttctaacttaatttctttattcc
Above is a window of Nicotiana tabacum cultivar K326 chromosome 8, ASM71507v2, whole genome shotgun sequence DNA encoding:
- the LOC107769901 gene encoding uncharacterized protein LOC107769901; this translates as MELRESVVEVRRVNDRLMAIKVVVGGSTLNVISVYAPQTGLEEEVKRRFWEALDEVVRGIPPTEKLFIGGDFNGHIGSSAGGYGEVRGGFGFGDRNGGGTSLLDFARAFELVIVNSMFPKREEHLVTFRNMVAKTQIDYLLLRRCDSGLCEDFMVILSENLATQHRLLVINIGKVEAKKATYIKLVESIDEDQRRENIERYKEARKEAKVAVTEAKTDSFGRLYEELGGKGGDKKGGWKYRVRAIGALRGHRDFRYCRRIKVEKVVGAMGKMSWGKVTRPNEIAVEFWRYAGRAGLEWLTGLFNVIFRTERMPDEWRWSTMVPVYKNKGDI